In Vibrio atlanticus, the following proteins share a genomic window:
- the gluQRS gene encoding tRNA glutamyl-Q(34) synthetase GluQRS, protein MNYIGRFAPSPSGPLHFGSLVAALGSYFQAKSHQGQWLVRMEDLDPPREMAGAADLILKTLEAYHLYWDGEVVYQSQRHDLYQAQIAQWVTDNQAYYCQCTRKQIKSLGGFYSGHCRDKGLVDSGEQAVRLCMDFPIESFDDVRHGTIQIPKALAEEDFIIKRRDGLFAYNLAVVLDDIEQGVTEVVRGADLIEPTGRQISLYKTLKQKTVSYLHLPLATDGLGNKLSKQNHATAIDLDNPKPTLINAMRFLGFNIPSALCEASIDEILLWGCQQWNVNQLPDSLQKEHSNEFETNGKSQ, encoded by the coding sequence ATGAATTATATCGGACGCTTTGCACCATCACCGTCAGGTCCTCTTCATTTTGGCTCACTGGTTGCTGCTCTTGGTAGCTACTTTCAAGCGAAATCTCACCAAGGACAATGGTTAGTTCGTATGGAAGACCTAGATCCACCAAGAGAAATGGCTGGCGCTGCAGACCTCATTCTTAAGACGCTTGAGGCTTACCATCTGTATTGGGACGGTGAAGTCGTTTATCAAAGCCAGCGTCATGACCTATATCAAGCTCAAATTGCTCAATGGGTCACTGACAATCAGGCCTACTACTGTCAATGTACCCGTAAGCAGATAAAGTCCTTGGGTGGGTTTTATAGTGGCCACTGCCGAGACAAAGGTTTGGTTGATTCAGGCGAACAGGCGGTGCGCTTGTGTATGGACTTTCCCATCGAGTCCTTTGACGATGTTCGTCACGGCACGATTCAAATTCCCAAAGCATTGGCTGAAGAAGATTTTATTATCAAACGCAGAGATGGGTTGTTTGCCTATAACTTGGCAGTTGTCCTTGATGACATCGAACAAGGGGTAACAGAAGTCGTTAGAGGTGCAGATCTGATAGAACCAACAGGTCGACAAATCAGTTTGTATAAGACGCTCAAGCAAAAAACCGTGAGCTACTTGCACTTACCATTGGCAACCGATGGCTTGGGGAATAAACTGTCAAAACAGAATCATGCCACCGCGATAGATCTCGACAACCCAAAACCGACGTTAATCAACGCGATGCGATTCTTAGGTTTTAATATCCCGAGTGCTCTTTGCGAGGCGTCAATAGATGAAATTTTATTGTGGGGCTGCCAGCAATGGAACGTCAATCAGTTACCTGATAGTTTACAAAAAGAGCACAGCAATGAGTTCGAAACTAACGGCAAATCGCAATAA
- the sfsA gene encoding DNA/RNA nuclease SfsA: MHFNPPLEPATLIKRYKRFLTDIQLPDGSERTIHCANTGAMTGCATPGNTVWYSTSDNAKRKYPNSWEISETDKGHRICVNTARANQLAVEAIENGTIVELLGYNALRTEVKYGSENSRIDILLEDNEKPPCYIEVKSVTLLDEEVSTKQQISTKQQASTEGQGFFPDAVTTRGQKHLRELTEMVESGSRAVLLFTVLHSGIEKVSAAHHIDAKYSLLLKQAQDAGVEVLCYKAELSSTQIQLKQAVEFINS; this comes from the coding sequence ATGCACTTCAATCCTCCATTAGAGCCAGCGACTCTTATTAAACGCTATAAACGCTTTCTCACTGACATCCAACTTCCAGACGGCAGCGAGCGTACTATCCACTGCGCTAACACCGGAGCGATGACAGGATGTGCGACTCCTGGCAATACGGTGTGGTACTCAACGTCAGACAATGCAAAAAGAAAGTACCCAAACAGCTGGGAGATCTCAGAAACAGACAAAGGTCACCGTATTTGTGTAAATACTGCGCGGGCAAACCAGCTAGCGGTGGAAGCAATTGAAAATGGGACTATAGTTGAACTCTTAGGTTATAACGCGTTACGAACCGAAGTGAAATATGGCAGTGAGAATAGTCGCATTGATATTCTGCTTGAAGATAACGAAAAGCCGCCTTGCTATATCGAAGTAAAAAGCGTCACTTTGCTCGACGAAGAAGTGTCAACTAAGCAACAAATATCAACTAAACAACAAGCGTCGACCGAAGGGCAAGGTTTTTTCCCTGATGCAGTGACAACTAGAGGCCAAAAACATCTGCGAGAACTCACAGAAATGGTCGAATCTGGAAGTAGAGCCGTACTTTTATTCACTGTTTTACATTCAGGCATTGAAAAAGTGTCTGCGGCACACCATATAGACGCCAAATATTCGTTATTACTAAAACAAGCACAAGACGCTGGAGTTGAAGTGCTTTGCTATAAAGCAGAGCTCAGCAGTACTCAAATACAACTAAAACAAGCCGTTGAATTTATCAATAGCTAA
- the panB gene encoding 3-methyl-2-oxobutanoate hydroxymethyltransferase, whose product MKKVTINDLIKCKQEGRKFATSTAYDASFAQLFESQDMPVLLVGDSLGMVLQGRNDTLPVTVEDIAYHTRSVRAGSPNCLLMADMPFMSYATPEQACENAATLMRAGANMVKIEGGSWLIETVKMLTERAVPVCAHLGLTPQSVNIFGGYKVQGRDNEQADKMVADALALQNAGAQIVLLECVPASLAKRITEACDVPVIGIGAGNVTDGQILVMHDMFGISANYMPKFSKNFLAETGDMRKAVALYKEEVESARFPDDAHTIA is encoded by the coding sequence ATGAAAAAAGTAACCATTAACGACCTAATCAAGTGCAAACAAGAAGGCCGTAAATTCGCGACGTCGACAGCTTATGATGCAAGTTTTGCTCAATTATTCGAAAGCCAAGATATGCCAGTTCTACTTGTCGGTGACTCACTTGGCATGGTTCTACAAGGTCGTAACGATACATTACCAGTAACCGTTGAAGATATTGCTTACCATACTCGCTCAGTGCGTGCTGGGAGCCCAAACTGTCTTCTTATGGCTGACATGCCATTCATGAGTTATGCCACACCAGAGCAAGCCTGTGAGAACGCAGCAACCTTAATGCGCGCTGGTGCGAATATGGTGAAAATCGAAGGCGGAAGCTGGTTGATTGAAACTGTGAAGATGCTAACAGAACGTGCTGTACCAGTATGTGCACACTTAGGCTTAACGCCTCAATCGGTAAACATTTTTGGTGGTTACAAAGTTCAAGGTCGTGACAACGAGCAAGCCGATAAAATGGTTGCTGATGCGCTAGCACTGCAAAATGCAGGAGCTCAAATCGTTCTTCTTGAATGTGTACCAGCTTCATTAGCAAAAAGAATTACAGAAGCTTGTGACGTACCAGTTATCGGTATCGGCGCAGGTAATGTTACCGATGGTCAGATCTTGGTTATGCATGACATGTTCGGTATTTCTGCGAACTACATGCCGAAATTCTCTAAGAATTTCCTAGCTGAAACAGGTGATATGCGTAAAGCCGTCGCTCTATACAAAGAAGAAGTAGAGAGCGCACGTTTCCCTGATGATGCTCATACAATCGCTTAG
- the pcnB gene encoding polynucleotide adenylyltransferase PcnB produces the protein MNTNDNTPSEQRGFHELALNIYTRQEHNISRKQISDNALKVLYRLNGAGFDAFLVGGGVRDILLGSQPKDFDIATNATPEQIKHLFRNCRLIGRRFRLAHIMFGRDIIEVATFRGHHQEPSKNVSAQSEEGMLLRDNVYGNVDEDAERRDFTINAMYYNIADYSIHDYAGGVEDLEDKLIRLIGDPETRYREDPVRMLRAMRFAAKLDFDIEEDTADPIEELAHLLKDIPAARLYEESLKLLQSGHGLETYHLMREYNLFQQMFPSVAEHFTEGYDSHTEQMLDLVLDSTDLRIEDGKRVNPAFMFAAMLWYPMNKLADKLVAEQGMAHYDAIMEASNIILDRQVKSIAIPRRHTATIREVWQLQLRLPRRNGKRAVRLMELNKFRAGYDFLEMRGEIEGGETKELAKWWERYQTAGRNMRQAMANDVAAPSKSGHRRRKTYRNKKSKQSE, from the coding sequence ATGAATACAAACGACAATACCCCAAGCGAACAACGCGGATTCCACGAATTAGCTCTGAATATTTATACTCGTCAAGAGCACAATATTTCACGCAAGCAGATCAGCGACAATGCACTTAAAGTGTTATATCGCCTGAATGGTGCGGGTTTTGACGCATTTCTAGTCGGTGGTGGTGTACGCGACATCTTATTAGGCTCTCAGCCAAAAGATTTTGATATCGCGACCAACGCAACGCCAGAGCAAATCAAGCACTTATTCAGAAACTGTCGCCTTATCGGTCGACGTTTTCGCTTGGCACATATCATGTTTGGTCGTGACATCATTGAAGTAGCAACTTTCCGTGGTCACCACCAAGAGCCATCGAAAAACGTTTCTGCGCAATCTGAAGAAGGTATGTTGCTACGCGATAACGTGTACGGCAATGTTGATGAAGATGCAGAACGTCGTGACTTCACAATCAATGCGATGTACTACAACATTGCAGACTATAGCATCCACGATTACGCGGGTGGTGTAGAAGATTTAGAAGATAAGCTGATCCGCCTGATTGGCGATCCAGAAACGCGTTACCGCGAAGACCCAGTACGCATGCTACGCGCAATGCGCTTCGCCGCTAAACTGGACTTTGATATTGAGGAAGATACAGCCGACCCAATTGAAGAGTTGGCACATCTTCTAAAAGATATCCCAGCAGCGCGCCTTTACGAAGAGTCTCTAAAATTACTGCAATCAGGTCACGGTTTAGAAACCTACCACTTGATGCGTGAGTACAACCTGTTCCAGCAGATGTTCCCTTCCGTAGCGGAACACTTCACAGAAGGCTACGACTCACATACCGAGCAAATGCTTGATTTGGTACTCGACTCGACTGACCTTCGCATCGAAGATGGCAAGCGAGTAAACCCCGCGTTTATGTTTGCTGCAATGCTTTGGTACCCAATGAACAAGTTGGCAGATAAGCTTGTCGCTGAACAGGGTATGGCGCACTACGATGCGATCATGGAAGCAAGTAACATCATTCTTGATCGACAAGTAAAATCAATTGCGATTCCTCGTCGCCATACCGCAACCATTCGCGAAGTTTGGCAACTGCAACTACGACTGCCTCGCCGCAACGGTAAACGTGCCGTTCGCCTGATGGAACTCAACAAGTTCCGTGCTGGCTACGATTTCCTAGAAATGCGTGGCGAAATTGAAGGTGGCGAAACCAAAGAACTAGCAAAATGGTGGGAGCGTTATCAGACAGCAGGACGCAATATGCGTCAAGCGATGGCTAATGACGTAGCAGCACCATCAAAGTCGGGTCATCGCCGCCGTAAGACTTACAGGAACAAAAAGAGTAAGCAATCAGAATGA
- the folK gene encoding 2-amino-4-hydroxy-6-hydroxymethyldihydropteridine diphosphokinase has product MITAYIAVGSNLADPVSQANLAIETLKNLPRTTFVATSQLYSSTPMGPQNQPDYINAVVAIKTELTPIELLDCTQKIEQEQGRVRKDERWGPRTLDLDIVLYGNEVIDSERLTVPHYGMKEREFVLYPLSEIAPSLQLPDGTELTELLKIVDKNGLNVWQQ; this is encoded by the coding sequence ATGATAACGGCTTACATTGCGGTCGGCAGTAATCTTGCCGACCCCGTTAGCCAAGCAAACTTGGCTATCGAAACGCTAAAGAATCTTCCGCGAACAACGTTTGTTGCGACCTCACAGCTATATAGTAGCACTCCAATGGGGCCGCAAAACCAACCCGACTACATCAACGCGGTAGTAGCAATTAAAACAGAATTAACGCCAATTGAACTGCTTGATTGCACTCAAAAGATCGAGCAAGAACAAGGGCGCGTCCGTAAAGACGAGCGTTGGGGTCCAAGAACCTTGGATCTCGATATCGTGTTATACGGCAATGAGGTGATCGATTCAGAGCGCTTAACCGTTCCTCATTACGGAATGAAAGAAAGAGAGTTTGTGCTCTACCCGCTTTCTGAAATCGCACCAAGTTTACAACTCCCTGATGGGACTGAGCTGACAGAACTACTAAAAATAGTAGATAAGAACGGGCTCAATGTTTGGCAGCAATAG
- the dksA gene encoding RNA polymerase-binding protein DksA: MPESKKKALGILAIAGVEPYQAKTGEEYMSPEQTEHFTKILSAWRNQLREEVDRTVHHMQDEAANFPDPVDRASQEEEFSLELRNRDRERRLIKKIEKTLDKIEEDDFGFCDSCGVEIGIRRLEARPTADLCIDCKTLAEIKEKQMQG, encoded by the coding sequence ATGCCAGAATCTAAGAAAAAAGCGCTAGGCATCCTAGCCATCGCAGGTGTTGAACCGTACCAAGCAAAGACAGGTGAAGAGTACATGTCACCTGAGCAAACGGAACATTTTACAAAAATTTTATCAGCTTGGCGCAACCAGCTCAGGGAAGAAGTTGATCGTACTGTGCACCACATGCAGGACGAAGCAGCGAATTTTCCAGATCCTGTTGACCGAGCTTCTCAAGAAGAAGAATTCAGCCTAGAGTTACGTAACCGTGACCGTGAGCGCCGTCTTATCAAGAAAATTGAGAAGACACTAGATAAGATCGAAGAAGACGATTTCGGCTTCTGCGACTCTTGCGGTGTCGAGATTGGTATTCGTCGTCTTGAAGCTCGTCCAACTGCTGACCTTTGTATTGACTGTAAAACACTTGCAGAGATCAAAGAGAAACAGATGCAAGGTTAA
- the panC gene encoding pantoate--beta-alanine ligase, with protein sequence MQTFAEIAALREQIKQFKRDGRTVAFVPTMGNLHEGHLTLVKKARELADIVVVSIFVNPMQFDRADDLNNYPRTLEADLNKLTGEGVELVFTPTPEVMYPDGLDKQTFVEVPGISHMLEGASRPGHFRGVSTIVTKLFNIVQPDFACFGEKDFQQLAVIRQMTTDLALDIEIVGVATVREMDGLAMSSRNSNLTIDERQRAPVLARTMRWISSAIRGGRDDYASVIEDATDQLRAADLQPDEIFICDVKTLQAITSESTQAVILMSAFLGKTRLIDNQVLDLVTETKEEVKEETAE encoded by the coding sequence ATGCAAACTTTTGCTGAAATAGCGGCTCTTCGTGAGCAGATTAAACAGTTTAAGCGTGATGGACGTACGGTTGCTTTTGTCCCAACAATGGGAAACCTACATGAAGGTCACCTAACTCTGGTCAAGAAAGCTCGTGAACTAGCTGACATTGTTGTTGTAAGCATTTTTGTTAACCCAATGCAGTTTGATCGCGCCGACGACCTAAATAACTACCCTCGTACGTTAGAAGCCGATTTAAACAAACTAACAGGCGAAGGTGTTGAGTTAGTCTTTACGCCAACACCAGAGGTTATGTACCCAGATGGATTGGACAAACAGACGTTTGTTGAAGTCCCGGGTATATCTCATATGCTTGAAGGTGCCTCTCGTCCAGGTCACTTCCGCGGTGTATCAACAATTGTCACGAAACTGTTTAATATCGTTCAGCCAGACTTTGCATGCTTCGGTGAGAAAGATTTCCAACAACTTGCTGTGATTCGCCAGATGACAACTGACTTAGCGCTAGATATTGAGATTGTGGGCGTAGCGACTGTTCGTGAAATGGATGGTTTAGCAATGAGCTCTCGCAATAGCAACCTAACGATTGACGAACGTCAGCGAGCTCCAGTTCTAGCGCGCACTATGCGTTGGATCAGCAGTGCTATTCGTGGTGGTCGTGATGATTACGCGTCTGTCATTGAAGATGCAACAGACCAACTGCGCGCAGCAGACCTGCAACCGGATGAAATATTCATTTGTGATGTGAAAACGTTACAAGCAATCACTTCAGAATCGACTCAAGCAGTGATTCTAATGTCGGCTTTCCTAGGTAAGACTCGTCTTATCGACAACCAAGTTTTAGATTTGGTCACGGAAACGAAAGAAGAAGTGAAAGAAGAAACTGCTGAGTAA